The following nucleotide sequence is from Staphylococcus chromogenes.
ACAGAAACGCGTTCGTGGGATTTCATTTGCAGTGGCGAAACGTTATCTCAAAATACATATCGAAGGTAGAACAATTTTTATCACGTCGTTACTTATTATGGCTACAGGCTTTTCATATACGACACTATTACCTATACTCACAAATGCTCATTTTCCTAACAATGCCTCTGTATTTGGAACGGCGATGACGATTAGTGCCATTGGAGGCGTGGTCGCAACATTGGTGCTTCCTTATCTAATCGACTATGTGCATAATCAACGGATATATTTCATAAGTTCGATTTGTTTTGGTGTGGGTCTTATAATTATATTCAAAGCGAATATCATAGGATTATTCATTGCCATCTTTTTTATTGGATTATTTGGTCAATTTGCAAGAACATCCAATCGAATCTTTTTTCAAAATGATGCAGAAAAAGAACATCGAGGTAAAATTTTAAGTGTCATCATGATGGATCGAGGGATGATACCATTAGGGGCAATGTTGATGAGTTTATTAACAAATTGGTTAGGGATTACAACCACATTTTTAATCATGGGTATCAGTACATTTGTGATCGCAATCGTCGGTTATATCATCAATCAAAAATATGTCGGAGGTCAAATTTAAAATGAAAGTCACAGATTATAACTTTGCGGATCGTAATATCCAATATCGTGTGATTCTTGCAAGTATAAAGGAATCTTTATTTCCTAATCACGCACGTATTTCTTTTGAGGACAAATGGGTTGAAATACAACTCCATCAACATCTTTTATATGTGCAATATTCGACGAAAAGTGCGTTTTTTCAAATTCATTTGGAAGGACCGATTGTTTATCAAGTCGGGCAAAATAAGGAAGAAATTAATCATTTAGAAAGATTACTAGAACTATTAACAGATAAATTTAACATCCCTTTTGATGCAAGACTCATCGAAGAGCTTCAACATAGTCGTCTAGGACTTTCTCTCACTTATGAGCAATTTGAACAACGTAAGATTGCGATGCATCATGCCCTTAAGATTACGAGATTACCAGAAAAAATTAATTTCATTTCTTGGTTGAGTCATATGCAAGGGAACGAGCATACGAGCAGTCTTGCATATACGGAGGGCATGATATGGGAAGGTCATCCTTCGCATCCATTAACTAAGACCAAATTACCACTCAATGAAGCGGAAATTCGAGATTATGCACCTGAATTTATGAAAACAGTGTTTTTAAAAATTGTTTTAGTGCATCGGAGTTATTTGGCTATTACCTCCATGGATGACAATGATCGATTTGTAGGTGAACATATCATTCCAGAATATAATAGTCGCTTGAAACAATTTTTAGAGCCCTTAGGTTGCGAATTAAGTGATTACCGTGTGATATTAGTTCACCCGTGGCAGTATGAGCATGTCATCACTGAACAATTCACCATCGCTATAAAAAATTTAAATGTCATTCCGACACCTTATTCTATTCCATCAACGCCGACACTCTCATTTAGAACGATGGCGCTTGACCATAAACCTTACCACATAAAACTGCCAGTTAATGTCCAAGCTACAAGTGCCGTACGAACAGTTTCACCTGTGACCACAGTCGATGGTCCTAAATTAAGCTATCAATTGCAAGGGTTGTTGAATATCTATCCTTCACTTCAAGTGGCTATGGAGCCTTATGGTATGTATGTGAAAGAAGAAAATGACATAGCAAGACAATTTGCGATGATTGTAAGACAATCTCCAAAAACGTCCGATAACAATATATTACAATTTGTCACGGCAGCCCTCACACAAGAAAATCCAGTAGACGAGCAAGTGACGGTAGACAGTCTCATTGAGTTTTTATATGGAACTATTGATGCAAAGGCCATCGAGACCTTTATCCAATCCTATACAAAGGCATTAATTCCACCTTTGATAGCCTATATACAAACTTATGGGATTGCATTAGAAGCACATCAACAAAATACAATTTTTCAAGTGAACCAACAAACACAAGAATTCTCATTTATTGTGCGAGATTTGGGAGGTTCGCGTATAGATATAGACACATTAGTCAAAGAGGTGCCTCACATTGAGATTACTAATGAAAGTCTTATTGCAGATAATATCGAAGCAGTTGTGGCGAAGTTTCAACATGCAGTGATTCAAAATCAATTAGGAACACTCATTGACCATTTCCATCATGCGCATCATATGGATGAGGCACTACTCTATAAAATCGTTCGTGAATGCGTTGCGCGTTCCATCGATGACACTTTAGCGCATTTTAACACCTTAAGAGACGTTCTATTTGGAGAAACTGTTACAGTGAAAGCGTTGCTCAACATGCGCATGCATCAACGTGTCAAATCCTATATGGAAATTGAATTACAAAACCCCATTCAAAAAGAGGTGTAACTTTTGGCACACATTAATATCCATCTCAGTAAAATTCAATATAATGCTTTAGTTTTAAAAAAATTGCTTGAGGATCGTAAAATCCAAATGATTCCTGTGTTGAAATGCGCAGGAGGAGACGTGCAAATCGCGAAACTCTTTGAAAAAATAGGATTTTATCTTGTTGCAGAATCACGTTTGAATCTTATTGAAGCCAATACGACGGATTTAGACTATATGATGATTAAGGGATCAACACCGATAGAAGTCCCAAAGCTCGTCCAAAATACAACTCTAAGTATTCAAACGGATTTAAATGTCATTCGAGCGATTAACGAAGAGGCCAAAAAACGCCACAAACCCCATTCTATTTTATTGATGGTGGACTGGAAAGATGGTAGAGAAGGCATTTTAACGTATGAGACGATAGATTATTTAAACGAAATTATGAAACTGGATCATATCTATCTAAAAGGTCTTTCTTTTAATTTTATGTGTTATAGACCTTTACCGCCGACCGAAGAAGATATTAGTTATATTGAGCACTTTATTCATAATATCCATAAAGAAACAGGGTTAAGTTTTCCAATCATTTCTGGTGGCAATTCTAGCATGTTGACGCTAGCCATGTATTATGATTTAGGTTGTATTAATGAATTGCGTATCGGGGAAGCTTTATTTAGAGGCTATGAAACAGCTCAGCAACAGAGATTACCCTTTTTATATACGGATACCATTGAAATTGTGGGTCAAATTGCTGAAATAAAACCACGGCTTAATTTATCGACGCATCATGCCTATATGCAAGCTTTAGTAGACATCGGAAACTTAGATACAGAGATATCTGACCTCACACCGCGAGATGAAAAGTTAAAAATTGTCGGTAGTACGAGTGATTTACTATTGCTAGACTTAGGGGATACCTATAGTTATCAAG
It contains:
- a CDS encoding IucA/IucC family protein → MKVTDYNFADRNIQYRVILASIKESLFPNHARISFEDKWVEIQLHQHLLYVQYSTKSAFFQIHLEGPIVYQVGQNKEEINHLERLLELLTDKFNIPFDARLIEELQHSRLGLSLTYEQFEQRKIAMHHALKITRLPEKINFISWLSHMQGNEHTSSLAYTEGMIWEGHPSHPLTKTKLPLNEAEIRDYAPEFMKTVFLKIVLVHRSYLAITSMDDNDRFVGEHIIPEYNSRLKQFLEPLGCELSDYRVILVHPWQYEHVITEQFTIAIKNLNVIPTPYSIPSTPTLSFRTMALDHKPYHIKLPVNVQATSAVRTVSPVTTVDGPKLSYQLQGLLNIYPSLQVAMEPYGMYVKEENDIARQFAMIVRQSPKTSDNNILQFVTAALTQENPVDEQVTVDSLIEFLYGTIDAKAIETFIQSYTKALIPPLIAYIQTYGIALEAHQQNTIFQVNQQTQEFSFIVRDLGGSRIDIDTLVKEVPHIEITNESLIADNIEAVVAKFQHAVIQNQLGTLIDHFHHAHHMDEALLYKIVRECVARSIDDTLAHFNTLRDVLFGETVTVKALLNMRMHQRVKSYMEIELQNPIQKEV
- a CDS encoding alanine racemase; the encoded protein is MAHINIHLSKIQYNALVLKKLLEDRKIQMIPVLKCAGGDVQIAKLFEKIGFYLVAESRLNLIEANTTDLDYMMIKGSTPIEVPKLVQNTTLSIQTDLNVIRAINEEAKKRHKPHSILLMVDWKDGREGILTYETIDYLNEIMKLDHIYLKGLSFNFMCYRPLPPTEEDISYIEHFIHNIHKETGLSFPIISGGNSSMLTLAMYYDLGCINELRIGEALFRGYETAQQQRLPFLYTDTIEIVGQIAEIKPRLNLSTHHAYMQALVDIGNLDTEISDLTPRDEKLKIVGSTSDLLLLDLGDTYSYQVGDTVTFNMGYGAIAQSMHSKQLNKIYYQDKGIELMAEHFNGATEHKCLKQY
- a CDS encoding MFS transporter, producing MAKWYFSSTFLLFLGNWVGQIALNWYAFQINHQAMDLAFINFFRLIPIFLLSLWAGSLADRYRRCKLIKLSVFCSFIITSTLTILVLVLGEVPMMLLYVYALLRGSLSAIETPIRQAVLPDLSHKLPVSKAVSYNSFILNICRSIGPAISGFLIALYGSAFAFVLQALLYFCSLLLSLPLYFKSKQQKRVRGISFAVAKRYLKIHIEGRTIFITSLLIMATGFSYTTLLPILTNAHFPNNASVFGTAMTISAIGGVVATLVLPYLIDYVHNQRIYFISSICFGVGLIIIFKANIIGLFIAIFFIGLFGQFARTSNRIFFQNDAEKEHRGKILSVIMMDRGMIPLGAMLMSLLTNWLGITTTFLIMGISTFVIAIVGYIINQKYVGGQI